A single region of the Mycoplasma mycoides subsp. mycoides SC str. PG1 genome encodes:
- a CDS encoding MOLPALP family lipoprotein produces the protein MKKLIAILSSVMMISTASLPVIACHKKEYKFETNNSLTNTKTAVSLFAKDFILADQLQLNFQEIRNLNENKNLELLTKQNNLSLDKDELSLDSLKSTNQFINKYFDQNSYKNVLDKNIKLDSNKSLNNFVLDEIFKLIGLGTSDIDKLSADILKVLELTTNLNPMFLLSDFDSVNSTLKSFFKKVKPYLKDGLEKLSNPGAKFEDEVKAFQEKIDVNNKFKDLKVEDLDNAFYVSLSNAIGLSTVGSSYTPIELKTGEASKSLKQASEALTKALNGPAKSKNGQEWNIVAYILQSLQFLQIKLSLFEEARDYTPNSYTNLFSASKKNEEFIKSIYNSKTIKEITKDKQSSINIKYIFSFIKKTVDELKDETKKDGFELQKLLGILFLTSNKVEYSEDSSKDDSKEYYDNSKAHPSLTILADLAKQALNEKLKPLLALISKETTDDQIQKVVDTLIQQLYKWISFTLNSLLTGENNLNKCLTTLFAKGLPVIIESIQKNTKLIPPEVSAQLGFLPFLLIPLINKILAIAFPILYSDSEKPAANSFKDLYSGQVFLVNKVNEMFKVFRKTLIDLLTQVKADTKSIPYATIRGFLTTLENGYDKIFKNVKEFNLKGLLTTPLNKINETWWKDQPISKSLQEQSVTDILDSLLNDLDVKGNEKIDQVKDSNINLTSLTEVAKLVDNYTYKVKDINTSGKIHLLEILKNNPEKTLEILGWTSDKNNPIGKDSLIYALLTKVFNVNLDKKDDKSQNAINQISKIISTVNKSIEIKTNWNSVEISFEFKDQKKNKFDQLLSETLIAKVKNKKDNSQSTYSFSYSRDKQDKFKFTKITKN, from the coding sequence ATGAAAAAATTAATTGCAATCTTATCATCAGTTATGATGATAAGTACAGCTAGTTTACCAGTAATTGCTTGTCATAAAAAAGAATATAAATTTGAAACTAACAACTCATTAACAAATACAAAAACAGCTGTTAGTTTATTTGCTAAAGATTTCATTTTAGCAGATCAACTACAACTAAATTTTCAAGAAATTAGAAACTTGAATGAAAATAAAAATCTAGAATTATTAACTAAGCAAAATAATTTATCTCTTGATAAAGATGAACTAAGTTTAGATTCATTAAAATCAACTAATCAATTTATAAATAAATATTTTGATCAAAATTCATATAAAAATGTTCTAGATAAAAACATAAAACTTGATTCTAATAAAAGTTTAAATAATTTTGTATTAGATGAAATTTTTAAATTAATTGGGTTGGGAACAAGTGATATAGATAAATTAAGTGCTGATATTTTAAAAGTATTGGAATTAACTACTAATTTAAATCCAATGTTTTTATTAAGTGATTTTGATTCAGTTAACAGTACTTTGAAATCGTTCTTTAAAAAAGTTAAGCCTTATTTAAAAGATGGACTAGAAAAATTGTCTAATCCAGGTGCTAAATTTGAAGATGAAGTTAAAGCTTTTCAAGAAAAAATTGATGTTAATAATAAATTTAAAGACTTAAAAGTTGAAGATTTAGATAATGCATTTTATGTAAGCTTATCTAATGCTATAGGTTTAAGCACAGTTGGATCTAGTTACACACCAATTGAATTAAAAACTGGTGAAGCTTCCAAGTCATTAAAGCAAGCTAGTGAAGCATTGACTAAAGCATTAAATGGTCCTGCTAAATCTAAAAATGGACAGGAATGAAATATTGTTGCTTATATTTTGCAATCTCTACAATTTTTACAAATAAAACTTAGCTTATTTGAAGAAGCAAGAGACTATACTCCTAACTCATATACTAATTTATTTAGCGCTTCTAAGAAAAATGAAGAATTTATTAAATCTATTTATAATAGTAAAACTATAAAAGAAATTACTAAAGATAAACAATCATCTATTAATATAAAATACATTTTTTCATTTATTAAAAAAACTGTTGATGAACTAAAAGATGAAACTAAAAAAGATGGGTTTGAACTACAAAAACTACTAGGAATTTTATTTTTAACATCAAATAAAGTTGAATATTCAGAAGATAGTTCTAAAGATGATTCAAAAGAGTATTATGATAATAGCAAAGCTCATCCATCATTAACTATACTAGCTGACTTAGCAAAACAAGCATTAAATGAAAAACTTAAACCTTTGCTAGCATTAATATCAAAAGAAACTACTGATGATCAAATTCAAAAAGTTGTAGATACTTTAATTCAACAATTATATAAATGAATTTCGTTCACTTTAAATAGTTTATTAACAGGAGAAAATAACTTAAATAAATGTCTAACAACATTATTTGCTAAGGGTTTACCTGTAATTATAGAAAGCATACAAAAAAATACTAAACTAATTCCACCTGAAGTATCAGCACAATTAGGTTTCTTACCATTTTTACTTATACCATTAATAAATAAAATCTTAGCTATTGCATTTCCTATTTTATATAGTGATAGTGAAAAACCTGCTGCAAATTCATTTAAAGATTTATATTCAGGACAAGTATTTTTAGTAAATAAAGTTAATGAAATGTTTAAAGTCTTTAGAAAAACATTAATTGACTTACTAACTCAGGTAAAAGCTGATACAAAAAGCATTCCGTATGCTACAATTAGAGGATTTTTAACTACATTAGAAAATGGTTATGACAAAATCTTTAAAAATGTTAAAGAATTTAACTTAAAAGGTTTACTAACTACTCCACTTAATAAAATAAATGAAACTTGATGAAAAGATCAACCAATTTCTAAATCATTACAAGAACAATCAGTTACTGATATTTTAGATTCATTACTAAATGATTTAGATGTTAAAGGTAATGAAAAAATAGATCAAGTTAAAGATTCAAATATTAACTTAACAAGTTTAACTGAAGTTGCTAAATTAGTGGATAACTATACTTATAAAGTTAAAGACATTAATACTAGTGGTAAAATACACTTACTAGAAATCCTAAAAAATAATCCAGAAAAAACTTTAGAAATTTTAGGTTGAACTTCAGATAAAAATAATCCAATAGGAAAAGATTCTTTAATTTATGCATTATTAACTAAAGTGTTTAATGTTAATTTAGATAAAAAAGATGATAAATCACAAAATGCTATAAACCAAATTTCTAAAATTATTTCAACAGTAAACAAATCAATAGAAATTAAAACAAATTGAAATAGTGTTGAAATTAGTTTTGAATTTAAAGATCAAAAGAAAAATAAATTTGATCAATTATTAAGTGAAACTTTAATAGCTAAAGTTAAAAATAAAAAAGATAATAGCCAGTCAACTTATTCATTTAGTTATTCAAGAGATAAACAAGACAAATTTAAATTTACAAAAATTACAAAAAATTAA
- a CDS encoding MSC_0622 family F1-like ATPase gamma subunit, whose product MDLKKVETKLNNLKTIQQRLSNEKNILLIDMIKQNALLNYYVKNALWNQNIISLLQNEYKIKNNLISEIKINKNKLINKLKDFIFQPKELWIYLTEEQKYSTDSYSRYENHILNSIKKNNADFIVIGDRAKQFCSDNKLNVIYNVDQKQAISKLSWTLTLIIKFLFSQYNYKSLRFVINSNKNKDNSFTILPLTKFNVNSLSETETKFDLDHIKEFKIFPDINNYIQTQIDNYIENSIQSLLVESSFYKTKNELIKTNKTINEVDEEVKKLNKKIIRIKREKEIEEIVLLTSNNKKFLIRRDQ is encoded by the coding sequence ATGGATTTAAAAAAAGTAGAAACCAAGTTAAACAACTTAAAAACTATTCAACAAAGACTAAGTAATGAAAAAAACATTTTATTAATAGATATGATTAAACAAAATGCTTTATTAAATTATTATGTTAAAAATGCTTTGTGAAATCAAAACATTATTTCATTACTACAAAATGAATATAAAATCAAAAATAATTTGATTAGTGAGATAAAAATTAATAAAAATAAACTAATTAATAAATTAAAAGACTTTATTTTTCAACCAAAAGAACTTTGAATTTATTTAACTGAAGAACAAAAATACTCAACTGATTCTTATTCAAGATATGAAAATCACATTTTAAATAGTATTAAAAAAAATAATGCTGATTTTATTGTTATTGGAGATCGTGCTAAACAGTTTTGTAGTGATAATAAATTAAATGTCATTTATAATGTTGATCAAAAACAAGCGATTTCAAAACTTTCATGAACACTAACTTTAATTATTAAATTCTTATTTTCTCAATATAATTATAAAAGTTTACGCTTTGTAATTAATTCTAATAAAAATAAAGATAATAGTTTTACTATTCTTCCACTAACTAAATTTAATGTAAATAGTTTAAGTGAAACTGAAACTAAATTTGATTTAGATCATATTAAAGAATTTAAAATCTTTCCAGATATAAATAATTATATTCAAACTCAAATTGATAATTATATAGAAAATTCAATTCAATCTTTATTAGTTGAATCATCATTTTATAAAACTAAAAATGAATTAATTAAAACTAATAAAACTATTAATGAAGTAGATGAAGAAGTTAAAAAGTTAAATAAAAAGATTATTAGAATCAAACGTGAAAAAGAAATTGAAGAAATTGTTTTACTAACAAGTAATAATAAGAAATTTTTAATCAGGAGAGATCAATAA
- a CDS encoding MSC_0620 family F1-like ATPase-associated subunit, with protein MKKNKLLSKSYKIAILLLTTTSSLSLTALIKNTHNNNNNTVLKLYQDGNGSGGSGSSGGSGGAGSNGGSGTSGTSGTGANGGSTTTPGTPAKPEISKEFSTFKDKAEKKIKETLEKVQKRATEIIDQEIAKLKKLSDSTEKSEEYFKNLQKKVYLTELKKHFSNKEEFDKDPSKYGFDITFPKVIANDKNVDTAIIKFNGKTYNNIKISPDNNDRDYSKVVSKNGKDGVEKNNKKQDNVITSHRFDVLLDSYSQSWLGKLKDIIYKEDEDLPEFGKDMFFSQKNQNSSETSSNGSSNTTSIDGYTIELKKEHKTWQDYIKNKIKNRFVDFDLNQNQSFQFNTQSSNSSKPTPPNIPDLNKKPLDPTEKRDQNSVEYAEQLPRLKPILKWQYADHAEGSIKSSFNSANEEKNPMFFFINPINTRFKYHVTALDNGRATVKIKDQVKDVERTYYTSDINYEVDPRFTFILENLTKKIEAKFLQLYKALLLDEKINYVKLNNDHLQTSLFGLVNLATRIVSDSKYLNDVLYNIATSEYQSLSHISSDDDYAGWINRVSNQAFARLLHAISASQLNNQNNPWSVLTGGFKSVQEIYQELARVSGTRDQIIKKANDYNVDLSHLDQIYDYLDTSILKAQTSANQIGKALNILSWYDNFTNHVKDTSEHSALLKVLIDTSDIKSDEKKVQEFQQTYQKAIQKLEENNREKKKPLIIVSSLFLVISLLFIIANTLIFLIKTKRSKNKNAKLTFIISTTISTIITISSIILLIIGLKG; from the coding sequence ATGAAAAAAAATAAATTATTATCTAAATCATATAAAATAGCTATTCTTCTTTTAACAACTACAAGCAGTTTGAGTTTAACTGCACTAATTAAAAACACTCATAATAACAACAATAATACTGTTTTAAAATTGTATCAAGATGGTAATGGATCAGGTGGAAGTGGTAGTTCAGGAGGATCAGGTGGAGCTGGATCAAATGGTGGTTCAGGTACAAGTGGAACTAGTGGAACTGGTGCTAATGGGGGTTCAACAACCACTCCTGGAACGCCGGCTAAACCAGAAATTTCAAAGGAGTTCTCTACATTTAAGGATAAAGCTGAGAAAAAGATTAAAGAAACTTTAGAAAAAGTTCAAAAAAGAGCAACTGAAATTATTGATCAAGAAATTGCAAAATTAAAAAAATTAAGTGATAGCACTGAAAAATCAGAAGAATATTTTAAAAATTTGCAAAAAAAAGTTTATTTAACTGAGTTAAAAAAACATTTTAGTAATAAAGAAGAATTTGATAAAGATCCTTCTAAATATGGTTTTGATATAACTTTTCCAAAAGTTATCGCAAATGATAAAAATGTAGATACTGCAATAATCAAGTTTAATGGTAAAACTTATAACAACATTAAAATATCTCCAGATAACAATGATAGAGATTATTCAAAAGTAGTATCAAAAAATGGTAAAGATGGTGTTGAAAAAAATAACAAAAAGCAAGACAATGTAATAACTAGTCACAGATTTGATGTTTTATTGGATAGCTACTCTCAAAGTTGATTAGGGAAATTAAAAGACATTATCTATAAAGAAGATGAAGATCTTCCTGAATTTGGAAAGGATATGTTTTTTAGTCAAAAAAATCAAAACAGTTCAGAAACTTCATCAAATGGATCTTCAAATACAACAAGTATTGATGGATATACTATTGAATTAAAAAAAGAACACAAAACTTGACAAGATTATATTAAAAATAAAATTAAAAATAGATTTGTTGACTTTGATTTAAATCAAAACCAAAGTTTTCAGTTTAATACTCAATCAAGTAATTCAAGTAAACCAACACCACCAAATATTCCTGATTTAAACAAAAAACCACTAGATCCAACTGAAAAAAGAGATCAAAACTCAGTTGAATATGCCGAACAACTTCCTAGATTAAAACCAATTTTAAAATGACAATATGCAGATCATGCTGAGGGAAGCATAAAAAGTTCATTTAATTCAGCTAATGAAGAAAAAAATCCAATGTTTTTCTTTATTAACCCAATTAATACAAGATTCAAATATCACGTTACAGCATTAGATAATGGTAGAGCTACTGTTAAAATCAAAGATCAAGTAAAAGATGTTGAAAGAACATATTATACTTCAGATATAAATTATGAAGTTGATCCAAGATTTACATTTATTTTAGAAAATTTAACTAAAAAAATTGAAGCTAAATTTTTACAACTTTATAAAGCTTTATTATTAGATGAAAAAATTAATTATGTTAAATTAAATAATGATCATTTACAAACAAGTTTATTTGGATTAGTAAATCTAGCAACTAGAATAGTTAGTGATTCAAAATATTTAAATGATGTTTTATATAATATAGCAACAAGTGAGTATCAATCACTTAGTCATATTTCTAGTGATGATGATTATGCTGGATGAATTAATAGAGTTTCAAATCAAGCATTTGCAAGATTACTACATGCAATTAGTGCTTCACAATTAAATAATCAAAATAATCCTTGAAGTGTTTTAACTGGTGGGTTTAAAAGTGTTCAAGAAATCTATCAAGAACTAGCTAGAGTTAGTGGAACTAGAGATCAAATTATTAAAAAAGCTAATGACTATAATGTTGATTTAAGTCATTTAGATCAAATTTATGATTATTTAGATACTTCTATATTAAAAGCTCAAACTAGTGCAAATCAAATTGGAAAAGCTTTAAACATTTTAAGTTGATATGATAATTTTACAAATCATGTTAAAGATACATCTGAACATTCAGCTTTATTAAAAGTTTTAATTGATACTTCAGATATTAAAAGTGATGAAAAAAAAGTACAAGAGTTTCAACAAACTTATCAAAAAGCTATTCAAAAACTAGAAGAAAATAACAGAGAAAAGAAAAAACCTTTAATAATTGTTAGTTCATTATTTTTAGTAATTTCATTATTGTTCATTATAGCAAACACTCTGATATTCTTAATTAAAACTAAACGTAGTAAAAATAAAAATGCTAAATTAACATTTATTATTTCAACTACAATTTCAACAATTATTACTATATCGTCAATTATTTTATTAATAATAGGATTGAAAGGATAA
- a CDS encoding MSC_0619 family F1-like ATPase alpha subunit codes for MNIKTNSKHTSPKISAIYDYIVEVKGEFDYKQQQIFTSKKNKEARLFLISATSDTAYLLANLQALKLTINDELELLDNTNEIFTSNEYFGKVIDIYGNIILPEPKTVVKKPEDISSEVFKLSHDLMKVQRLNEQLYTGLTAIDLLIPIGKGQRELIVGDRQTGKTHIALNTIINQSARNIKCVYVAIGQKKESISRIYNILAQHDALKNTIILDAPANSSYEQYLAPYIGMTHAENISNTDDVLIIFDDLTKHANIFREIALLSNRPVGKEAMPGDMFFAHSQLLERAGSYKNKKTITALPIIQTIDNDITSLIASNVISITDGQIVTSSKLFLQGILPAVDIDFSVSRTGGSVQDKTIRQIAGQINKTYRKYKRQLKLSMLDYNLNSETADLMHKGKMIDKLFTSKGFSIFSYNFILMMTKIINWSLIKDIKDEQKALKFIDELINKSVDGKKQFEIIKSGNNYDDKMMKNYFLFALKQYSDYVGLNWEIDNEYDFLSLDQSFLEKTAKKLGDK; via the coding sequence ATGAATATAAAAACAAATAGCAAACATACATCACCTAAGATTAGTGCAATCTATGATTATATTGTTGAAGTTAAGGGTGAGTTTGACTATAAACAACAACAAATTTTTACTTCTAAAAAAAATAAAGAAGCAAGATTATTTTTAATTAGTGCTACAAGTGATACTGCTTATTTATTAGCTAATTTACAAGCTTTAAAACTAACTATTAATGATGAATTAGAATTATTAGATAATACTAATGAGATATTTACTTCAAATGAATATTTTGGAAAAGTAATTGACATTTATGGAAATATCATTTTACCTGAACCAAAAACTGTTGTTAAAAAACCTGAAGATATTTCAAGTGAAGTTTTTAAATTAAGTCATGATTTAATGAAAGTTCAAAGATTAAATGAACAATTATATACTGGTTTAACTGCTATTGATTTATTAATTCCAATTGGTAAAGGACAACGTGAATTAATTGTTGGAGATCGTCAAACTGGAAAAACTCATATAGCTTTAAATACTATTATTAACCAATCTGCTAGAAATATTAAATGTGTTTATGTTGCTATTGGTCAAAAAAAAGAAAGCATTTCAAGAATTTATAATATTTTAGCTCAACATGATGCTTTAAAAAACACAATTATATTAGATGCTCCAGCTAACAGTAGTTATGAACAATACTTAGCTCCATATATTGGAATGACTCATGCTGAAAACATTTCAAATACTGATGATGTTTTAATTATTTTTGATGATTTAACAAAGCATGCAAACATTTTTAGAGAAATTGCTTTATTAAGTAATCGTCCTGTTGGAAAAGAAGCTATGCCTGGTGATATGTTTTTTGCTCATTCTCAATTACTAGAAAGAGCTGGATCATATAAAAATAAAAAAACTATTACAGCATTACCAATTATTCAAACTATTGATAATGATATTACTAGTTTAATTGCATCAAATGTAATTTCTATTACTGATGGTCAAATTGTTACAAGTAGTAAATTATTTTTACAAGGTATTCTACCTGCTGTTGATATTGATTTTTCAGTTTCAAGAACTGGTGGAAGTGTACAAGATAAAACTATTAGACAAATTGCTGGTCAAATTAATAAAACATATAGAAAATATAAAAGACAATTGAAATTATCAATGTTAGATTACAACTTAAATAGTGAAACTGCTGATTTAATGCATAAAGGTAAAATGATTGATAAATTATTTACTTCAAAAGGATTTAGTATATTTTCATATAACTTTATTTTAATGATGACTAAAATTATTAATTGATCACTAATTAAAGATATTAAAGATGAACAAAAAGCTTTAAAATTTATTGATGAATTAATTAATAAATCAGTTGATGGTAAGAAACAATTTGAAATCATTAAATCAGGAAATAATTATGATGATAAAATGATGAAAAATTATTTCTTATTTGCTTTAAAACAATACTCTGATTATGTTGGATTAAATTGAGAAATTGATAATGAATATGACTTCTTATCACTAGATCAGTCATTTTTAGAAAAAACTGCTAAAAAATTAGGAGATAAATAA
- a CDS encoding DUF2714 domain-containing protein — MKHKNKQTSDQSFMVFDLYEKIVNANNYIDYQKLLATVLLENQIGFDSKVYKEFENSYLLAFKNHFDIVLNDFVITFNVNLKISSDLLVPMLSETESSNTEAINLKTSNNEQYQKFLTTYNNYFISLIKQGFCVEIFPNVILFKSKNTDHLKIVFDKTKVLTRG, encoded by the coding sequence ATGAAACACAAAAACAAACAAACTAGCGATCAATCTTTTATGGTTTTTGATTTATATGAAAAAATAGTTAATGCTAATAATTACATTGATTATCAAAAACTACTAGCAACAGTATTATTAGAAAATCAAATCGGATTTGATTCAAAAGTTTATAAAGAATTTGAAAACTCTTATTTACTAGCTTTTAAAAATCATTTTGATATTGTTTTAAATGATTTTGTAATTACTTTTAATGTTAATTTAAAAATTAGTAGTGATTTATTAGTACCAATGTTAAGTGAAACTGAAAGTAGTAATACTGAAGCAATTAATTTAAAAACAAGTAACAATGAACAATATCAAAAGTTTTTAACTACTTATAATAACTATTTTATTTCACTAATTAAACAAGGTTTTTGTGTTGAAATTTTTCCAAATGTTATTTTATTTAAATCAAAAAACACAGATCATTTAAAAATAGTATTTGATAAAACTAAAGTTTTAACTAGAGGTTAA
- a CDS encoding MSC_0618 family F1-like ATPase beta subunit → MNGKILSISGDVIEVQFEKSNLPSINHLLTTHDNQTYLLVKSVINETNIKAIIIYAYKQISLSDEIINTNKSFMVPVGSKAKNNIFSFTGISLNNKKDDKQEYVEMNSTINNKRELSTEFELIETGIKAIDFFIPIFKGFKLGIFGGAGVGKTVLMKEIIFNVNNKYKNTSNIFIGSGERSREGIELYDELTESNLMKNSTMFVSKMNESPGARMSIVPIGVTAAEYLRDVKKEDVLLFIDNIYRFIQAENEVSATLGKKPSVGGYQSTLESDVANIQDRLFKNKNGAITSFQTVFLPMDDLSDPSAVAVFNHLDSNLVLSRDQAAKNILPAFDPLASSSSSVDETLIGKKHFNAIIEVKRILKAYKDLEDVILILGFDELDAESKILVKKALQLENFFTQYFFMTEQFTKQKGQYVPLNETIDSVIRIIEGKYIKQSPEIFSYIGSALDLKTDEELGL, encoded by the coding sequence ATGAACGGGAAAATATTAAGTATATCTGGTGATGTAATTGAAGTACAATTTGAAAAAAGCAATTTACCTTCAATTAATCACTTATTAACAACTCATGATAATCAAACATATTTATTAGTAAAAAGTGTTATTAATGAAACTAACATTAAAGCAATCATCATTTATGCATATAAACAAATTTCACTAAGCGATGAAATTATAAATACTAATAAAAGTTTTATGGTTCCAGTAGGAAGTAAAGCAAAAAACAACATTTTTAGTTTTACTGGAATTTCACTAAACAATAAAAAAGATGATAAACAAGAATATGTTGAAATGAATTCAACTATTAATAATAAAAGAGAATTAAGCACTGAATTTGAACTAATTGAAACAGGTATTAAAGCTATTGACTTTTTTATTCCAATTTTTAAAGGATTTAAATTGGGAATTTTTGGTGGAGCTGGTGTTGGTAAAACAGTTTTAATGAAAGAAATCATTTTTAATGTTAATAATAAATATAAAAACACTTCAAATATTTTTATTGGATCAGGTGAACGTTCAAGAGAAGGTATTGAACTTTATGATGAACTAACTGAATCTAATTTAATGAAAAATTCAACTATGTTTGTTTCTAAAATGAACGAATCTCCAGGAGCACGTATGTCAATTGTTCCAATTGGAGTTACTGCTGCTGAATATTTAAGAGATGTTAAAAAAGAGGATGTTTTATTATTTATTGATAATATTTATCGTTTTATTCAAGCAGAAAATGAAGTAAGTGCAACACTTGGTAAAAAACCTTCAGTTGGTGGGTATCAATCTACTTTAGAAAGTGATGTTGCAAACATTCAAGACCGTTTATTTAAAAATAAAAATGGGGCGATTACTTCATTTCAAACTGTGTTCTTACCAATGGATGATTTAAGTGATCCATCAGCTGTAGCTGTATTTAATCACTTAGATTCAAATCTAGTTTTATCAAGAGATCAAGCTGCAAAAAACATTCTTCCAGCTTTTGATCCACTAGCAAGTTCTTCTAGTTCAGTTGATGAAACTTTAATTGGTAAAAAACACTTTAATGCCATTATTGAAGTTAAAAGAATTTTAAAAGCTTATAAAGATTTAGAAGATGTAATTTTAATTTTAGGATTTGATGAATTAGATGCTGAAAGTAAAATTTTAGTTAAAAAAGCTTTACAATTAGAAAACTTCTTTACTCAATATTTCTTTATGACTGAACAATTTACAAAACAAAAAGGTCAATATGTACCTTTAAATGAAACAATTGATAGTGTTATTAGAATTATTGAAGGTAAATATATTAAACAATCTCCTGAAATCTTTTCATATATTGGATCAGCTTTAGATTTAAAAACCGATGAAGAATTAGGATTATAA
- a CDS encoding MSC_0621 family F1-like ATPase epsilon subunit produces MAFSVEINFIENKQTINFNKAIVYFNADEENEWISLTNNSILGYEIMLLKILDLSNNQEKYLFANNVNIMVKNNHIVINTFSKQNFLVKSNRKKVYQDQLKELHKQISILQANQTIGLTINSLLELKKLKNKYYVLKLKNLLQLKGE; encoded by the coding sequence ATGGCTTTTAGTGTTGAAATTAATTTTATTGAAAATAAACAAACTATTAATTTTAATAAAGCAATTGTTTATTTTAATGCTGATGAAGAAAATGAATGAATTTCATTAACTAATAATTCAATATTAGGTTATGAAATTATGTTATTAAAAATTTTAGATCTATCTAATAATCAAGAAAAATACTTATTTGCAAACAATGTTAATATTATGGTTAAAAATAATCATATTGTAATTAATACTTTTTCAAAACAAAACTTTTTAGTTAAATCAAATCGTAAAAAAGTTTATCAAGATCAATTAAAAGAATTACATAAACAAATTAGTATTTTACAAGCAAATCAAACAATTGGTTTAACAATTAATTCATTATTAGAATTAAAAAAATTAAAAAATAAATATTATGTTTTAAAGTTAAAAAATCTATTACAGCTAAAAGGAGAATAA